One Tolypothrix bouteillei VB521301 DNA window includes the following coding sequences:
- a CDS encoding GNAT family N-acetyltransferase translates to MKPWFFHSPYQEPATAAPNAPSKFQIRAATPADLTGVAQIIAESFHSKNGLLGWLFPILRLGIYEDLRHRLASSAPHHVCLVAANTTNLRADDLVGTVEMGVRFNDSWTEVSRSVLYLSNLAVHPLYRRQGAASSLLLACEKVALNWGFQDLYLHVLENNHEARHLYFKLGYRVYKVESCLNAFFLRRSRQILLHKRLTSDQ, encoded by the coding sequence TTGAAACCCTGGTTTTTTCATTCGCCTTATCAAGAGCCAGCTACCGCCGCTCCCAACGCCCCCTCTAAGTTTCAAATCCGTGCAGCTACACCTGCTGATTTGACTGGCGTTGCTCAAATCATTGCTGAGAGTTTTCACTCCAAAAATGGTCTTCTGGGATGGCTTTTTCCAATATTACGTTTGGGTATTTATGAAGATTTAAGACATCGGCTTGCATCAAGTGCTCCCCATCACGTTTGTTTGGTCGCGGCTAACACGACGAACCTTAGAGCGGATGATTTAGTCGGTACAGTAGAGATGGGTGTTAGATTCAATGATTCGTGGACTGAGGTTTCGAGGAGCGTTCTTTATTTATCCAACCTGGCTGTTCATCCCTTATATCGCAGGCAAGGAGCAGCGTCAAGTTTACTTTTAGCTTGTGAAAAAGTAGCCTTGAATTGGGGATTTCAAGATTTATACCTTCATGTTTTAGAAAACAACCACGAGGCACGCCACCTTTATTTCAAGCTGGGATATCGAGTCTATAAGGTAGAGTCTTGTTTAAACGCTTTTTTCCTGAGACGTTCGCGGCAGATTCTCTTACATAAGCGTTTGACCAGTGACCAGTGA
- a CDS encoding cation:proton antiporter — MSLKIWDAVRSLTQELLMHLEPIVSFAILLTVILIVPLIFERFKIPGLLGLLAAGVVLGPQGLGLFQNESETLKLLSGIGLIYLMFVAGLEIDMEQFQQTKHRSMGFGTFTFLLPLIAGTIVGRMFGFEWNASVLIGSLFASHTLLAYPIISRLGVINNEAVTVTIGATIFTDIGSLLVLAVCVGIHRGEFSAFSITKLLLGLIIYSAIILFGFKWLGHQFFKRTGDEEGNQFLFVLLVVFISSLGAEVIGVEKIIGAFLAGLAVNEVIGSGPVKEKVVFVGNVLFIPIFFVDLGLLIDIPGFIKSISSIWLTLAILVGLIGSKFAAALLAKLVYRYNWREMITMWSLSLPQVAATLAATLVAYRAKLVTEDVLNGVIVLMMVTATLGPLITARSAPGLATMGNSPQDETDETDGTMLSWRNEPVEGFTVVVPVRNPETERALIEMAGLLVRREKGKILALAVTPAHMHMDSPELEKNLQQNKILLSNAVSLGEELGVEVEPVTRIDYNIPQSISHVSREQNADLVVMGWGRTTGLRARLFGNVIDRVLWASHCPVAVTRLLDSPSNIQRILIPIENLTQESVRIVQFVKILANVNQAEVTLLHVCDRRTSTARISWMKSQLELLVSRYFPESPTNISVTPADNVVSTIVKASQSTDLVVLRSRRRRLSIGQVAISDLTTEVVQQIRCSVVLLGEPQSYQETLRKPRVVVQTVSS; from the coding sequence ATGTCCCTGAAGATATGGGATGCAGTCCGCAGCTTAACACAGGAGCTATTGATGCATTTGGAGCCTATTGTTTCTTTCGCCATTCTGTTAACTGTCATCTTAATAGTCCCTCTCATCTTTGAACGCTTTAAGATACCGGGATTGTTGGGTTTGCTGGCAGCTGGCGTTGTCTTGGGACCCCAAGGCTTGGGTCTTTTTCAAAATGAGTCGGAAACCCTCAAGCTTCTCTCAGGCATTGGGCTGATTTACTTGATGTTTGTAGCAGGGCTGGAAATTGATATGGAACAGTTTCAGCAGACCAAACATCGTTCTATGGGATTTGGAACCTTTACTTTCCTCCTACCGTTGATTGCAGGAACAATAGTGGGGCGAATGTTTGGTTTTGAGTGGAATGCTTCTGTTTTAATCGGCTCCTTGTTTGCTTCGCACACCTTGTTGGCATATCCTATCATCAGCAGGCTTGGAGTCATTAACAACGAAGCAGTGACTGTTACCATCGGTGCAACCATTTTCACTGACATTGGCTCGCTGCTCGTACTGGCGGTATGTGTTGGTATCCACCGAGGAGAATTTTCAGCATTTAGTATAACCAAGCTTTTACTGGGACTTATTATTTATTCTGCGATTATTTTATTTGGTTTTAAATGGCTCGGGCATCAATTCTTTAAACGCACTGGTGACGAAGAAGGAAACCAATTTTTGTTTGTTCTGCTGGTAGTTTTTATCTCCTCATTAGGTGCAGAAGTTATCGGCGTAGAAAAGATTATTGGAGCATTTCTTGCCGGATTGGCGGTGAATGAGGTGATCGGTTCGGGACCCGTAAAAGAAAAGGTGGTTTTTGTTGGTAATGTCTTGTTTATCCCCATTTTCTTTGTGGATTTGGGTTTGTTAATTGATATTCCAGGATTTATTAAAAGCATCAGTTCCATCTGGCTGACACTAGCTATCTTGGTCGGTTTAATTGGTAGTAAGTTTGCAGCAGCACTTTTGGCAAAACTGGTGTACCGCTATAACTGGCGGGAAATGATTACAATGTGGTCTTTGTCTCTTCCCCAGGTTGCAGCTACATTGGCAGCAACTTTGGTTGCTTACAGAGCCAAGTTAGTGACTGAAGATGTACTCAATGGGGTCATAGTTTTAATGATGGTGACAGCAACATTGGGACCACTGATCACAGCCCGCAGCGCACCTGGGTTGGCAACAATGGGTAACAGTCCCCAAGATGAAACAGATGAAACAGATGGGACAATGCTTAGTTGGAGGAATGAACCCGTTGAAGGATTCACCGTTGTTGTTCCCGTTCGCAATCCGGAAACGGAAAGAGCTTTGATTGAAATGGCAGGACTTTTAGTGCGCCGTGAAAAGGGTAAAATTCTGGCTTTAGCTGTGACACCCGCCCACATGCATATGGACTCTCCGGAATTAGAAAAAAACCTACAGCAAAACAAAATTCTTCTATCCAATGCAGTATCATTGGGTGAAGAATTGGGTGTAGAAGTAGAACCCGTGACACGGATCGACTACAACATTCCTCAGTCTATCAGCCATGTCAGTCGAGAGCAAAATGCTGATTTAGTTGTCATGGGTTGGGGTAGAACAACAGGATTGCGTGCGCGTTTGTTTGGTAATGTCATCGATCGAGTGCTTTGGGCATCTCACTGTCCGGTAGCTGTCACCCGTCTGTTGGATTCCCCAAGTAACATACAGCGAATTTTAATCCCCATTGAAAATTTGACCCAAGAGTCGGTGCGAATCGTGCAATTTGTGAAGATTTTGGCAAATGTCAATCAAGCAGAAGTCACATTACTTCACGTGTGCGATCGCCGGACTTCCACCGCCCGAATTTCCTGGATGAAGTCCCAATTAGAACTCCTTGTTTCCAGATACTTCCCTGAAAGCCCTACCAATATATCTGTTACACCAGCAGATAATGTAGTGAGTACTATTGTCAAAGCATCGCAATCAACCGACCTTGTCGTATTGCGATCGCGCCGTCGGCGATTGAGCATCGGTCAGGTAGCCATAAGCGACCTAACAACTGAAGTCGTTCAGCAAATACGTTGTTCGGTCGTCCTGCTAGGAGAACCGCAAAGTTACCAGGAAACTTTGCGAAAACCCAGAGTGGTTGTTCAAACAGTGTCTTCTTGA
- a CDS encoding GNAT family N-acetyltransferase — MLKQNNAIYVEGYQPGCIGRITELHGVYYSQCWGVGAEFEILMARELCDFCEQYDMESDLLVSARADERLIGSLAVQGNADRSNNKQEARLRWFILDPIYQGQGIGKALLQQALHFCRQKAFSKLYLWTVDGLPQSRHLYEAFGFHVVAREVDARYGTPLISLKMEMTVNYPAV, encoded by the coding sequence ATGTTGAAACAAAACAATGCAATCTACGTTGAGGGATACCAACCAGGCTGTATCGGACGTATTACCGAATTGCACGGAGTTTATTACAGCCAATGTTGGGGCGTAGGTGCAGAGTTTGAAATCTTGATGGCTCGAGAACTTTGCGACTTTTGCGAGCAGTACGATATGGAAAGCGACCTTTTGGTGAGTGCTCGAGCAGATGAACGGCTTATAGGTTCTCTTGCAGTACAAGGAAATGCCGATCGCTCAAACAACAAGCAGGAAGCACGATTGCGTTGGTTTATTCTTGACCCAATTTACCAAGGTCAAGGCATTGGTAAAGCACTCCTCCAGCAAGCATTGCATTTCTGCCGTCAAAAAGCATTTTCAAAGTTATATCTTTGGACAGTTGATGGGTTACCTCAATCAAGGCACCTTTACGAAGCTTTTGGGTTTCATGTCGTTGCACGAGAGGTAGATGCGAGATATGGCACTCCACTCATTAGCCTCAAGATGGAAATGACAGTAAACTACCCCGCCGTATAG
- the gorA gene encoding glutathione-disulfide reductase — MTFDYDLFVIGAGPGGLAAAKKAASYGARVAIAEKEAIGGTCVNRGCVPKKLIVQAADFALKNQIALSYGWSDCKTYFDWTKFIKSVDKHIDSIQDSYLKQLQEAGIELIRGHASFTDAHTIDIDGRKYTADKILIAVGGYAVKPKISGIEYALTSREMFHLPYLPKRLVIIGGGYIGVEFASMMNAFGCEVTVIDKDETILSGFDIDIRRGVQQGLSKRGIRFINNSMVKEIKYLEERLLLIVGESRKTVPADTILVAVGRAPNTKNLGLEKAGVELEQKGTIKIDEYNRTTVENIFAVGDCTSSPQLTPVAKAQGNAFANTIFGKKEQKINYDEVPSAVFSRPEGSGVGLTEAKAREKFGDSVKFYRHHFQPLSSLTNESEQATMKLIVEGDSERVLGAHMVGENAADIIQSLAVAIRKGITKEDLDESIGIHPTVGEEFLDLS; from the coding sequence ATGACCTTCGACTACGACCTGTTTGTCATTGGTGCTGGTCCTGGGGGACTAGCAGCCGCCAAAAAAGCAGCTAGCTACGGTGCGCGTGTCGCCATTGCTGAAAAAGAAGCTATTGGTGGTACTTGTGTAAATCGCGGTTGTGTTCCCAAGAAACTCATCGTCCAAGCCGCCGATTTTGCTCTGAAAAATCAAATCGCGCTCAGCTATGGATGGAGTGACTGCAAAACTTACTTTGACTGGACAAAATTTATTAAGTCTGTAGATAAGCATATCGACAGCATCCAAGACTCCTACCTGAAACAGTTACAAGAAGCAGGAATTGAACTCATTCGAGGTCATGCTAGCTTTACTGACGCTCACACTATAGATATCGATGGACGTAAATACACCGCTGATAAAATTTTAATTGCCGTGGGTGGGTACGCCGTCAAGCCAAAAATATCGGGGATTGAATACGCCCTGACATCTCGTGAGATGTTTCATTTACCTTACTTACCCAAAAGATTAGTCATCATTGGTGGCGGTTACATTGGTGTGGAATTTGCCAGCATGATGAATGCTTTTGGATGCGAGGTAACGGTCATAGATAAAGATGAAACAATTTTGTCGGGATTTGATATTGATATCCGCAGGGGCGTTCAACAAGGGTTGAGCAAACGAGGAATTCGTTTTATTAACAACAGCATGGTTAAAGAAATTAAATACTTGGAAGAACGCTTGCTTTTAATTGTTGGGGAATCAAGAAAAACAGTACCAGCAGATACGATTTTAGTGGCGGTTGGTCGGGCTCCAAATACGAAAAATCTAGGATTGGAAAAGGCTGGAGTTGAACTCGAGCAAAAAGGGACAATCAAGATTGATGAGTACAATCGTACAACCGTGGAAAATATTTTTGCTGTTGGTGATTGCACGAGTAGCCCTCAATTAACACCTGTGGCAAAAGCACAAGGAAACGCTTTTGCCAATACAATTTTTGGCAAAAAAGAGCAAAAAATTAATTATGATGAAGTTCCTTCTGCTGTTTTTAGTCGTCCTGAAGGCTCAGGTGTAGGCTTGACGGAGGCAAAAGCACGGGAAAAATTTGGTGATTCCGTTAAATTCTATCGCCATCACTTTCAACCTTTGTCGTCTTTAACCAACGAGAGCGAACAAGCTACGATGAAGTTAATCGTTGAAGGTGATTCAGAGCGTGTTTTAGGTGCTCATATGGTTGGTGAAAATGCTGCGGACATCATTCAAAGTCTTGCTGTTGCTATTCGTAAAGGTATTACCAAGGAAGACTTAGATGAATCTATTGGCATTCACCCAACTGTAGGTGAAGAGTTTCTCGATCTTTCCTAA
- a CDS encoding TrmB family transcriptional regulator, with the protein MEKQIELLNELGLTGYEATAYLALLGRSSFTSTELAARAKIPRQRIYDVLESLEEKGLCISKDTTPRSYFALDPSTALEVVSTQRTEKLEQERQRIIARTKDLIQELSPIYHMGRGENDPLEYIDVLGNPSRIASRALALARTVRSQVNSCIKRPFVLTKEQNWRFIREPLSRGVKYRAIYEMSALADDELRIWLSTFHDWGQEIRLIPELPIKMQAFDDEVVLISMQDPVGSPPSLTAIAVEHKGMVAMMNLAFEQIWERSKPYQN; encoded by the coding sequence GTGGAAAAGCAAATTGAGCTACTGAACGAATTAGGTTTGACTGGATATGAAGCGACAGCGTACTTGGCGCTGTTGGGGCGAAGCAGTTTCACGTCTACAGAGTTGGCTGCACGGGCAAAAATTCCACGACAACGCATTTACGACGTTTTAGAATCTCTTGAGGAAAAGGGGTTGTGTATTTCTAAAGACACAACTCCACGTTCCTATTTCGCCCTCGACCCAAGTACGGCGCTAGAAGTGGTTAGTACACAACGTACTGAGAAACTCGAACAAGAGCGACAGAGAATAATTGCTCGCACGAAAGATTTGATTCAAGAATTGTCCCCCATTTATCACATGGGGCGAGGTGAGAACGATCCACTCGAATATATTGACGTGCTGGGTAATCCATCTCGGATAGCGAGCAGGGCGCTGGCGCTAGCACGAACAGTTCGCTCTCAAGTCAACTCGTGCATCAAACGTCCCTTTGTTCTTACAAAGGAGCAGAATTGGCGTTTTATTCGCGAACCTCTTTCTCGTGGAGTTAAGTATCGCGCAATTTATGAAATGTCTGCTCTAGCAGACGATGAACTCCGTATCTGGCTCAGTACTTTCCATGATTGGGGACAAGAAATTCGTTTGATCCCCGAATTGCCCATTAAAATGCAGGCGTTTGATGACGAGGTTGTGCTGATCTCCATGCAAGATCCTGTGGGTAGTCCGCCTAGCTTGACTGCGATCGCAGTCGAGCACAAAGGCATGGTAGCGATGATGAATTTAGCTTTTGAGCAAATCTGGGAACGTAGCAAGCCTTATCAAAACTGA
- the gor gene encoding glutathione-disulfide reductase codes for MTYDYNLFVIGAGSGGLAASKRAASYGAKVAIAENDLVGGTCVIRGCVPKKLMVYSSHFPALFQNAAGYGWKVGEAELDWERFITSIDKEVRRLSELHINFLAKAGVELFKSRATIVDPHTVEVDGRKVTADKILIAVGGRPVKPDIPGIENAITSNEMFHLKEKPKHIAIIGAGYIGTEFACIMRGLGCEVTQIIRKDLMLKGFDEDIRLGIQEGAIEHGVRIVKNSIVDSVERVPEGLKLNLSGEHTESIVADVFLAATGRAPNVEDLGLENAGVDVVPSDIEGPGYSTMNAIAVNEYSQTSQPNIFAVGDVTDRMNLTPVAIGEGRAFADSEFGENRRVFSHQDVPTAVFSTPEAATVGLTETEAKEKLGEDGVKIYRTRFRPLFHSLTGASDRTMMKLVVDTATDKVLGAHMVGDSAGEIIQGVAIAVKMGATKKDFDATVGIHPTSAEEFVTMR; via the coding sequence ATGACATATGACTATAACCTGTTTGTTATTGGTGCTGGTTCTGGGGGTTTGGCAGCTTCCAAAAGAGCTGCTAGCTATGGGGCAAAAGTAGCCATTGCCGAAAACGATTTAGTCGGCGGAACCTGCGTGATCCGTGGCTGCGTTCCTAAAAAACTCATGGTTTACAGTTCTCACTTTCCAGCATTATTTCAAAATGCAGCTGGTTATGGTTGGAAAGTTGGTGAAGCCGAATTAGACTGGGAACGTTTCATTACATCTATAGATAAAGAAGTCCGGCGGTTATCAGAACTCCACATTAACTTCTTAGCAAAAGCAGGAGTTGAACTCTTTAAAAGCCGTGCTACCATCGTGGACCCACACACTGTGGAAGTTGATGGACGTAAGGTAACCGCAGACAAAATTTTGATAGCTGTTGGGGGACGTCCCGTTAAACCAGATATCCCTGGAATAGAAAACGCGATTACCTCTAACGAAATGTTTCACCTGAAGGAGAAACCAAAGCACATTGCCATCATTGGCGCTGGATATATAGGTACGGAATTTGCTTGTATTATGCGTGGTTTGGGCTGCGAGGTAACGCAAATCATTCGGAAAGACCTAATGTTGAAGGGTTTTGATGAGGATATTCGTCTTGGAATCCAAGAAGGAGCTATTGAGCACGGCGTGCGAATTGTGAAAAATTCTATTGTGGACTCAGTAGAACGAGTCCCAGAAGGATTAAAGCTTAATTTATCAGGAGAACATACAGAATCGATCGTTGCCGATGTTTTTCTTGCTGCGACGGGTCGAGCACCGAATGTAGAAGACTTGGGTTTGGAAAACGCCGGAGTGGATGTTGTTCCGAGTGATATTGAAGGACCGGGCTACAGTACCATGAATGCGATCGCTGTCAACGAATACAGCCAAACTTCCCAACCCAACATCTTTGCTGTCGGTGATGTAACTGACAGAATGAACCTAACCCCCGTAGCTATAGGCGAGGGTCGTGCTTTTGCAGATAGCGAATTCGGTGAGAACCGTCGTGTCTTCAGTCACCAAGATGTTCCCACTGCCGTGTTTTCCACTCCAGAAGCCGCTACAGTTGGTTTAACAGAAACCGAAGCTAAGGAAAAACTAGGAGAAGACGGAGTTAAAATTTATCGCACTCGCTTCCGTCCCTTGTTCCATAGTTTGACGGGCGCAAGCGATCGAACAATGATGAAATTAGTTGTCGATACTGCCACTGACAAAGTTTTAGGCGCTCACATGGTTGGAGACAGTGCAGGTGAAATCATTCAAGGTGTAGCAATTGCTGTTAAAATGGGTGCTACCAAAAAAGATTTTGATGCCACGGTTGGTATCCATCCCACATCCGCAGAAGAATTTGTCACAATGCGATAA
- a CDS encoding response regulator produces MKSQANSKPTILVVDDEPDNLDLLYRTFYRDYRVLRANSGPAALELLAKEEDVSVIISDQRMPMMSGTEFLSLTATQYPDIIRIILTGYTDVEDLVEAINAGKVFKYVTKPWEAEELKTVVRQALDTHNVLKARTRELTRTLRQESLLNTVTNTIRSALDYRQILQAIVDTVGHMLEVDVCLLRPFQDNQLVNEEFIYQKAVGRDKEDEGDKVDTVELSTLSTLSSPSPLSPLSTPSSLLSQTLWETREVQVINQVATDDRIQSDDRPELKSRATAFAAAEICSSLIVPLICRQELMAVLALHQCKIPRIWEEDEVQLVMMVADQAALALSQAYAYEQVRALAKRESLINTITSAIRSSLDPQEIFAAITQQLGQALQVDGCVLSLWTEEDEFVQRVGLYDNFHNTLLSEDSNSYEQNGKQELPVSQSPIKENPILQEILRTQEPIAIADMNQCPPEIRGFDLPLRLPARSLLVVPLLADGKITGSITLRENNRARQWLPSEIDLAKAVASQAAIAVQQSRLYQKTRDQAERLLELDRQKTEFFQNISHEFRTPITLILGPLEAAVASKEGLSYSQCAIALRNSRRLLRLVNQLLDLQRLDAGRMQPGFRPCNLAEFVNQIIESFRPYCEKKGLHLLSKLENCPTVYLDMEKFDKVVYNLLSNAMKFTPNGGTIGVTVRSVGNRCLLQVQDTGIGIVKEQIPFLFERFRQAEGSENRSYEGSGLGLALIKELVELHGGEVNVESVYGEGTTFTVSLIPDRAHLNADQVLETPCELNISRASVELADLELVEEETGDWGHGTWEDEKANTANSSKTPKASILVVDDNPDLRTYVSGILRANGYQVRTARNGLEGLRIAREFVPHLIVSDLMMPVISGLEMIREIRNEEQLKGIPIILLTAKVDEETRIEGTERGADAYLAKPFNDRELLAEVRNLLALKENERRVLELNTYLTESVLKRFLPTVLVQKAAVGDLVLDLRPEPRLITVLFSDIVGFTQLSNTLRSRRVAELLNEYLEEMTRAVFNNGGTVDKFMGDAILALFGAPEELTPNEQVRRSINTARAMLRSLSQLNKRWREQGVFESDGRTGVQFRCGIHQGTAVVGMFGSSERADYTAIGPSVNIAARLQQAALPGTILVSAAVADYLQDEEITKCSPLELKGVDETVLTFSVTPEVVANR; encoded by the coding sequence ATGAAATCCCAAGCAAACAGTAAACCCACGATTTTGGTTGTTGACGATGAACCCGACAACCTTGATTTGCTATATCGTACCTTTTACCGAGACTATAGGGTACTGAGAGCAAACTCCGGTCCTGCAGCACTAGAACTGCTGGCAAAAGAAGAAGACGTGTCAGTCATCATCTCCGATCAACGGATGCCAATGATGAGTGGTACAGAATTTTTAAGTTTAACAGCAACTCAATATCCAGACATTATCCGGATTATTTTAACTGGCTACACCGATGTCGAAGACCTGGTGGAAGCAATCAATGCTGGTAAGGTATTCAAATATGTCACAAAACCTTGGGAAGCCGAAGAACTGAAAACAGTGGTACGCCAAGCATTGGATACCCACAATGTTTTGAAAGCCCGAACCCGCGAGTTAACTCGTACTTTGCGCCAAGAGTCGCTTCTAAACACCGTTACCAATACGATTCGTAGCGCTCTAGATTATCGGCAAATTTTACAAGCAATTGTAGATACCGTAGGTCATATGTTGGAGGTGGACGTGTGTCTTTTACGTCCCTTTCAAGATAACCAACTGGTAAATGAGGAATTTATTTATCAGAAAGCCGTGGGAAGGGACAAGGAGGACGAGGGGGACAAGGTAGATACAGTAGAACTTTCTACCTTGTCTACCTTGTCTTCCCCATCTCCCCTCTCTCCCTTGTCTACCCCCTCATCTCTCCTCTCCCAAACACTGTGGGAAACTCGTGAAGTTCAAGTTATCAATCAAGTCGCTACGGACGATCGCATCCAAAGCGACGATCGCCCTGAATTGAAGAGCCGTGCAACAGCTTTTGCGGCGGCGGAGATTTGCTCTAGTTTGATAGTACCGCTCATCTGCCGACAAGAACTGATGGCTGTACTTGCCCTGCACCAATGCAAAATACCCCGAATTTGGGAGGAAGACGAGGTGCAGTTAGTGATGATGGTAGCCGATCAAGCAGCACTTGCTCTTTCTCAAGCCTATGCTTACGAGCAAGTCCGCGCTTTGGCAAAGCGGGAATCGCTGATCAATACAATTACTAGTGCTATTCGCTCTAGCTTAGATCCTCAAGAGATTTTTGCTGCTATTACCCAACAACTCGGACAAGCTTTACAAGTTGACGGTTGTGTTTTGTCTTTATGGACAGAGGAAGATGAATTTGTCCAACGTGTGGGTTTGTATGACAATTTTCATAACACTTTATTAAGTGAAGATTCTAACAGTTACGAGCAGAACGGTAAGCAAGAGCTACCTGTATCTCAGTCGCCTATTAAAGAAAATCCTATCTTACAAGAAATATTGCGGACGCAAGAACCAATTGCGATCGCCGATATGAATCAATGTCCGCCGGAAATCAGAGGATTTGATTTGCCGTTGCGGCTCCCTGCCCGCTCGCTTTTGGTAGTTCCTTTACTAGCTGATGGTAAAATTACAGGAAGTATCACCTTGCGTGAAAATAATCGGGCAAGGCAATGGCTCCCATCAGAAATAGATTTGGCGAAAGCCGTCGCATCTCAAGCAGCTATTGCCGTACAGCAATCACGCCTTTACCAAAAAACTCGCGACCAAGCTGAACGCTTATTGGAATTAGATAGACAAAAAACTGAATTTTTTCAAAACATTTCTCACGAGTTCCGCACTCCCATAACTTTAATTTTAGGACCCTTGGAGGCAGCAGTTGCTTCAAAAGAAGGGCTATCCTACTCACAATGCGCGATTGCATTACGTAACTCCAGGCGTTTGTTGCGACTTGTCAATCAGTTGCTAGATTTACAAAGATTGGATGCAGGTAGAATGCAGCCCGGTTTTCGTCCCTGCAATTTAGCGGAATTTGTCAATCAAATTATAGAATCATTTCGCCCTTATTGCGAGAAAAAAGGATTGCACCTGCTGAGCAAGCTAGAAAATTGTCCTACAGTTTATTTGGACATGGAAAAATTTGACAAAGTAGTCTATAATCTGCTGTCAAATGCCATGAAATTTACTCCCAATGGTGGCACGATTGGCGTTACGGTGCGATCGGTAGGAAACCGATGTTTGTTACAGGTACAAGATACCGGAATTGGTATTGTCAAAGAGCAAATTCCTTTTTTATTTGAACGTTTTCGTCAAGCAGAAGGTTCAGAGAATCGCTCGTATGAAGGAAGCGGTTTGGGTTTGGCTCTCATCAAAGAATTGGTAGAACTCCACGGTGGTGAAGTCAATGTTGAATCGGTTTACGGAGAAGGAACAACCTTCACTGTGTCCCTGATTCCCGATCGCGCTCACTTAAACGCCGATCAAGTTTTAGAAACACCATGTGAATTAAATATAAGTCGCGCTAGCGTAGAGTTAGCTGACTTGGAACTTGTAGAAGAAGAAACAGGGGATTGGGGACACGGGACATGGGAAGATGAGAAAGCAAACACAGCTAATTCTTCCAAAACCCCCAAAGCATCTATCTTAGTAGTAGACGATAATCCAGATTTGCGAACATATGTATCCGGTATTCTGCGTGCTAATGGCTATCAAGTACGTACAGCCCGTAATGGTTTAGAGGGTTTGCGGATTGCACGCGAGTTTGTACCTCATTTAATTGTTAGCGATTTGATGATGCCTGTGATATCCGGATTGGAAATGATTCGGGAAATACGTAATGAGGAACAGTTAAAAGGAATACCTATTATCTTACTGACGGCAAAAGTTGACGAAGAAACTCGAATTGAAGGTACAGAACGCGGTGCAGATGCTTATTTAGCAAAGCCGTTTAACGACCGGGAACTTCTTGCAGAGGTTAGGAATCTTTTAGCCCTGAAAGAAAACGAACGGAGAGTTTTAGAGTTAAATACCTATTTGACAGAATCAGTTCTAAAGCGATTTTTACCAACAGTATTGGTACAAAAAGCAGCAGTCGGGGATCTAGTTTTAGATTTACGACCGGAACCCCGTTTAATTACAGTCTTGTTCAGTGATATCGTCGGGTTTACTCAACTATCAAACACTCTGAGATCGCGCCGAGTCGCAGAATTATTAAATGAATATTTAGAAGAAATGACACGAGCCGTATTTAACAACGGCGGTACAGTCGATAAGTTTATGGGAGATGCCATATTAGCTCTCTTTGGAGCACCAGAAGAACTCACGCCGAACGAACAAGTACGGCGCTCTATTAATACAGCTAGAGCCATGCTGCGATCGCTCTCACAATTGA
- a CDS encoding YqiA/YcfP family alpha/beta fold hydrolase, with protein sequence MQYIYLHGFASSPCSAKAIYLRDRFTQANIELKIPDLNALSFTNLTISRQLAQIALELPEPSTSVTLIGSSLGGLTSAYLGQQHQQVKRLVLLAPAFGFLSHWLPKLGDEALQQWQREKYLMVHHYGEKRSLPLSYDFVLDASQYKEEILQRPIPTLILHGKHDEVIPIQASRDFALQRPWVKLLELGSDHSLSNVMLEIWQAIQLFCLLTTNC encoded by the coding sequence ATGCAGTATATCTACCTTCATGGTTTTGCATCAAGTCCTTGTTCTGCGAAAGCAATATACCTTCGCGATCGCTTTACCCAAGCTAATATTGAGTTAAAAATTCCCGATTTAAATGCGCTTTCTTTCACAAACTTGACCATCTCGCGTCAGTTGGCTCAAATCGCGTTAGAATTACCAGAACCTTCTACATCTGTGACGTTAATTGGTTCAAGTTTGGGGGGTTTAACATCCGCCTATTTGGGACAGCAGCATCAACAAGTGAAACGCCTTGTGTTACTAGCACCCGCTTTTGGGTTTTTATCTCATTGGTTACCTAAGCTGGGGGATGAAGCGTTACAGCAATGGCAACGAGAAAAATATTTGATGGTTCATCATTATGGAGAGAAACGTTCTCTTCCTCTCAGCTATGATTTTGTTTTGGATGCGAGTCAGTACAAAGAGGAGATTTTGCAACGTCCCATTCCCACTTTGATCTTGCACGGCAAACACGATGAAGTCATTCCCATTCAAGCTAGCCGTGACTTTGCGCTCCAACGTCCTTGGGTGAAGTTATTAGAACTTGGTAGCGACCACAGTTTAAGCAACGTTATGTTAGAAATCTGGCAAGCCATTCAACTCTTTTGTCTGCTAACTACTAACTGCTAG